In one window of Miscanthus floridulus cultivar M001 chromosome 12, ASM1932011v1, whole genome shotgun sequence DNA:
- the LOC136498057 gene encoding UV-B-induced protein At3g17800, chloroplastic-like, with protein MPAWAEAALVLASPSPATASSTTSSCGVRPRAGVESGRFFCKGFSCTIRSKAGFQIHNYRTRTFKIKAKAESGDGYTRLAPLRFESPSGQLLVQILQSHPHLIPATVDQQLENLQSEKAAQSKEASKVPQDLLYKRISEVKEKERQNALEEIIYCWIICRFMDNDISMTSALSPGGVPVRDISALPNQEDKLQSIHSADAFEMIQNHLNLIMGEKIAAPPDTVVEISNLNLGKLYAASIMYGYFLKRVDERFQLEKTMKTLPPNPKQQIVFENLQPNPFWDMESLVQITPDGEEISLENEESNPNKLKSYVSQLDADTLQRYATIRSKEAVSLIEKQTQALFGRPDIKVLDDGSVNAKDGRMVTITFTELNHLVLEAVAFGSFLWEAESYVESKYHFVNS; from the exons ATGCCGGCGTGGGCCGAAGCGGCGCTCGTGCTCGCCTCTCCATCCCCTGCCACCGCCTCCTCGACCACCTCGTCATGTGGCGTCAGGCCGCGCGCCGGCGTGGAGTCTGGCAGGTTCTTCTgcaag GGGTTCTCTTGTACCATTCGTTCCAAAGCTGGATTCCAGATTCATAATTACCGTACAAGGACGTTCAAGATTAAAGCAAAAGCAGAATCTGGTGATGGCTACACACGGCTTGCTCCACTTAGATTTGAATCTCCAAGCGGTCAGCTTCTGGTTCAAATACTACAATCACACCCTCACCTTATCCCTGCAACAGTTGATCAGCAACTTGAAAACCTTCAATCAGAGAAAGCTGCCCAAAGCAAAGAAGCCTCAAAAGTTCCCCAGGACCTCCTCTACAA GAGAATTTCAGAAGTCAAAGAGAAGGAAAGGCAGAATGCCTTGGAAGAGATTATCTACTGTTGGATTATATGTAGGTTCATGGATAATGACATATCTATGACATCTGCATTATCACCGGGGGGTGTCCCTGTGCGTGACATATCTGCGTTGCCTAATCAAGAGGATAAATTGCAAAGCATACACTCCGCAGACGCTTTTGAGATGATACAAAACCATCTCAATCTTATCATGGGAGAAAAGATAGCAGCACCGCCGGATACTGTTGTTGAAATCAGCAACTTGAATCTTGGAAAGCTGTATGCAGCATCCATCATGTATGGTTACTTCCTGAAGAGGGTGGATGAGAGATTCCAACTTGAGAAAACTATGAAGACTCTCCCACCAAACCCCAAGCAGCAGATAGTATTTGAAAACCTACAACCTAATCCATTCTGGGATATGGAGTCCTTAGTACAGATTACACCTGATGGGGAGGAGATAAGTTTGGAAAACGAAGAATCAAATCCAAACAAGTTGAAGTCTTATGTCTCACAACTGGATGCTGATACATTGCAAAGATACGCTACTATCAGATCAAAGGAAGCCGTCTCGCTGATTGAGAAGCAAACCCAGGCATTGTTTGGACGGCCAGACATCAAGGTATTGGACGATGGTTCGGTCAATGCAAAGGATGGTAGAATGGTAACAATCACATTTACAGAGCTGAATCATCTGGTCTTGGAGGCAGTTGCTTTCGGTTCCTTTCTGTGGGAAGCTGAGAGTTATGTAGAATCGAAATACCATTTTGTCAACAGTTGA